A genome region from Pseudanabaena sp. Chao 1811 includes the following:
- the ppc gene encoding phosphoenolpyruvate carboxylase, translating to MSSPAALSASLVQIVNIESDLRAANSRLRYRLKLVEDLWESVLLRESGQELVDLLRQLRAMCSPEGQAPEYPAEEVLKVVESLDLHQATTAARAFALFFQLINIVEQDHEQEQTSIYRVSPINSETEYPVGTFRWLFPELKKLNVPPRQIQKILDNLDIRLVFTAHPTEIVRHTIREKQRTIAKMLKELDRLIGFRGDEAVTQAIAMNWEAASLQDQIAEEIRLWWRTDELNQIKPTVLDEADYTLHYFEEVLFDAIPVLYDRIASAISVTFPKLKLPRYDFCKFGSWVGSDRDGNPYVTPEVTWQTACYQRNLVLNKYIKSVDRLSRLLSLSQSLSDVSQDLLDSLGDDQIHLPEIYEKYSIKFRQEPYRLKLAYIKNRLERTRDRNQKLRHSGWQASEMELSTKGQEHQLYTNVADFLSELKLVQASLIETKLNPKPLENLIRQVEVYGFHLAHLDIRQESTQHSNTITEIAETLQLLPKPYDELTEVEKVTWLTQELKTRRPMIPANLNFSTKTNEIIETFRMVAKVQQEFSVEICNNYVISMNRSVSDILEVLLLAKEAGLYDPATGKGSLSIAPLFETVEDLQSAPPIMTELFELPLYRAYLESHDHLQEVMLGYSDSNKDSGFLSSNWEIYKAQRALQDVCQKYQVELRMFHGRGGSVGRGGGPTYEAILAQPGRSIEGRIKITEQGEVLASKYSLPEIALYNLETITTAVIQAALLPSSTDTLDCWLDTMEEISKRSRQVYRHLIYEQPNLVEFFHQVTPIEEISQLQISSRPARRAGKRDLGSLRAIPWVFSWTQSRFLLPSWYGIGAALEEFLQENPDGHLSLLQYFYSKWPFFKTAISRVEMTIAKTDLQIAHHYMRELTKEGYEEAFVEIFAEITEEFQRTRKVLQLITGQKQMLDSDRDLQRSVQLRNGSIVPLGFIQASLLKRLRQHRPDTVDLRSRYSKNELLRGALLTINGIAAGMRNTG from the coding sequence CTAAAGGTGGTTGAAAGTCTAGATTTACACCAAGCAACCACAGCCGCTAGAGCCTTTGCTTTATTTTTTCAACTCATTAATATTGTTGAACAAGATCATGAGCAGGAACAAACTAGCATCTATCGGGTTAGTCCGATCAATAGCGAAACCGAATATCCCGTTGGTACCTTTCGCTGGCTATTTCCTGAACTGAAAAAGCTCAATGTACCACCACGTCAAATCCAAAAGATCCTAGACAATCTTGATATTCGCCTCGTCTTCACTGCCCACCCTACGGAAATTGTGCGCCATACCATTCGAGAGAAGCAGCGCACGATCGCCAAGATGCTCAAGGAATTAGATCGCTTAATCGGCTTTCGTGGCGATGAAGCTGTCACCCAAGCGATCGCTATGAACTGGGAAGCAGCCTCATTACAAGACCAAATAGCAGAGGAAATCCGTCTCTGGTGGCGCACTGATGAGCTAAACCAAATTAAGCCCACTGTTTTAGACGAAGCCGACTACACCCTACATTATTTTGAGGAAGTTTTATTTGATGCGATCCCAGTTCTTTACGATCGCATTGCCTCCGCAATTTCTGTAACTTTTCCGAAACTAAAGTTACCGCGCTATGACTTTTGCAAATTTGGTTCATGGGTTGGCAGCGATCGCGATGGCAATCCCTATGTCACCCCCGAAGTCACATGGCAAACCGCCTGCTATCAACGCAATCTAGTTTTAAACAAATATATTAAGTCCGTAGATCGCCTCAGCCGTTTACTGTCACTATCCCAAAGCCTCAGTGATGTCTCTCAAGATTTACTAGACTCCCTTGGTGATGACCAAATCCATTTACCTGAAATTTACGAGAAATATTCGATCAAATTCCGCCAAGAGCCTTATCGACTCAAACTCGCCTACATCAAAAATAGACTAGAGAGAACGCGCGATCGCAATCAAAAGCTTCGCCATAGCGGTTGGCAAGCCTCGGAAATGGAATTGTCTACCAAAGGGCAAGAGCATCAGCTATATACCAATGTTGCCGACTTCTTATCAGAGTTAAAGCTAGTTCAAGCCAGTTTAATCGAAACCAAACTCAATCCGAAGCCCCTTGAGAATCTGATCCGCCAAGTTGAGGTCTATGGTTTTCACCTAGCACACCTTGATATTCGCCAAGAAAGTACGCAGCATAGCAATACGATCACCGAAATTGCCGAGACCTTGCAACTTTTACCCAAGCCTTACGATGAACTCACTGAAGTAGAAAAGGTGACTTGGTTAACGCAAGAGCTAAAAACGCGCCGCCCAATGATCCCTGCCAATCTAAACTTTAGTACCAAAACCAACGAGATTATTGAGACATTTCGGATGGTGGCAAAGGTTCAACAGGAATTTTCCGTAGAAATTTGCAACAACTACGTGATCAGTATGAACCGTAGTGTCAGCGATATTCTTGAAGTATTGCTCCTCGCCAAGGAAGCAGGACTCTACGACCCTGCTACAGGCAAAGGCTCCCTCAGCATTGCCCCCCTCTTTGAAACGGTCGAGGACTTGCAAAGCGCACCGCCAATTATGACGGAGTTGTTTGAATTGCCCCTCTATCGCGCCTATCTTGAAAGTCACGATCATCTACAAGAGGTGATGCTGGGCTATTCTGACAGCAACAAAGATTCAGGATTTTTGAGTAGTAACTGGGAAATTTATAAAGCCCAGCGGGCGCTGCAAGATGTTTGCCAAAAATATCAGGTGGAACTACGGATGTTTCATGGACGTGGCGGCTCAGTTGGACGTGGTGGTGGCCCGACCTATGAGGCAATCTTGGCGCAACCCGGTCGCAGCATCGAAGGCAGGATCAAGATCACCGAACAGGGTGAAGTACTTGCCTCAAAGTATTCATTGCCCGAAATCGCTCTTTACAACCTCGAAACGATCACCACAGCAGTTATTCAAGCTGCCCTATTACCCAGTAGCACCGATACCCTCGATTGCTGGCTGGACACGATGGAAGAAATTTCTAAGCGATCGCGCCAAGTGTATCGCCATTTAATTTACGAGCAGCCGAATCTGGTGGAATTTTTTCACCAAGTTACGCCGATCGAAGAAATTAGCCAGTTACAAATCAGCTCCCGTCCTGCCCGTCGTGCGGGTAAGCGCGATCTTGGCAGTCTCAGAGCCATTCCTTGGGTATTTAGTTGGACACAAAGCCGCTTTTTATTACCCTCTTGGTATGGCATCGGTGCAGCCCTAGAAGAATTTCTCCAAGAAAACCCCGACGGGCATTTGTCACTATTGCAATATTTCTACAGCAAATGGCCATTCTTTAAAACGGCGATCTCCCGTGTCGAGATGACGATCGCCAAAACCGATCTGCAAATCGCCCATCACTACATGCGAGAGCTAACTAAAGAGGGTTACGAGGAAGCCTTTGTCGAAATATTTGCGGAAATCACCGAAGAGTTTCAACGCACACGCAAAGTACTGCAATTGATCACAGGTCAAAAACAAATGCTAGATAGCGATCGCGATCTCCAAAGATCAGTGCAGCTCCGCAATGGCTCAATTGTGCCACTTGGATTTATTCAAGCATCTTTACTCAAGCGTCTCCGTCAACATCGTCCTGATACCGTCGATCTGCGATCGCGCTATTCCAAGAACGAGCTATTACGTGGGGCATTACTCACTATTAACGGCATTGCGGCAGGTATGCGGAATACAGGTTGA